The Gemmatimonadota bacterium genome has a segment encoding these proteins:
- a CDS encoding sigma-70 family RNA polymerase sigma factor, with product MRDDELERLFHLYHTPLVRYLTRRLGDRDWAEEVAQETFLRALRQDQLTSERSWLFAVATNLVRDEARKDERRRRHLQLLADEQRDAVVEPVVADAERAHEQALARRAVDALAEKDRLALLMKEEGLNYTEIAEALGLSVGSIGTTLSRARRRLAESYEAMQADERRAAGGNDAR from the coding sequence ATGCGCGACGACGAGCTGGAACGCCTCTTTCACCTCTACCACACCCCCCTCGTGCGGTACCTCACGCGGCGGCTGGGCGATCGTGACTGGGCGGAGGAGGTCGCGCAGGAGACGTTCCTGCGCGCCCTCCGGCAGGACCAGCTCACCAGCGAACGGTCGTGGCTCTTTGCGGTCGCGACCAACCTGGTGCGGGACGAGGCGCGGAAGGACGAACGCCGGCGCCGTCACCTGCAGTTGCTCGCGGACGAACAGCGTGATGCGGTGGTGGAGCCAGTGGTCGCCGACGCCGAGCGGGCGCATGAACAGGCGTTGGCCCGTCGCGCGGTAGACGCGCTGGCGGAGAAGGACCGGCTGGCGTTGCTAATGAAGGAAGAGGGGTTGAACTACACCGAAATTGCAGAGGCGCTTGGTCTGTCGGTGGGCTCGATCGGGACGACGTTGTCCCGGGCGCGCCGCCGACTGGCGGAGAGCTACGAAGCCATGCAGGCGGACGAACGCCGTGCCGCGGGAGGGAACGATGCACGCTGA
- a CDS encoding zf-HC2 domain-containing protein, protein MHADEGTIHAWLDGELPPAEAAALEAHVASCTTCAAAVAEARGLVAASSRILGALDDVPAGVTPAIVKAATAGTARARQRVWRYPQFAAAAAAVILLVGSAVVYRQSAVGVPAAADAVTMQEASVPAVANAPMPAPTASSAAPSVEAARREDAAPVLPMRMAVAAGPNDSLAREAKAVATAAADAARAPETDSTSRRVLADAVVTSERERLAGEQRVQLAEARTPAAAPPPAAAKQAAGARNEVGGAAAGRASFSRDEAAVPGIAAPRCFDLQRSAAAVTAGVPPWCSSPRCQGRRSGGRQCGP, encoded by the coding sequence ATGCACGCTGACGAGGGAACGATCCACGCCTGGCTGGACGGCGAGTTGCCGCCGGCGGAGGCTGCGGCGCTCGAGGCGCATGTCGCGAGCTGTACGACCTGCGCGGCCGCGGTGGCCGAGGCACGTGGCTTGGTGGCGGCCTCGAGCCGGATCCTGGGAGCCCTGGACGATGTGCCGGCCGGGGTGACGCCGGCGATCGTGAAGGCCGCGACCGCCGGGACGGCGCGAGCGCGCCAGCGCGTGTGGCGATACCCCCAGTTTGCCGCCGCGGCGGCGGCCGTGATCCTGCTGGTGGGGAGCGCGGTGGTCTACCGGCAGTCGGCGGTTGGGGTCCCGGCGGCGGCTGACGCGGTCACCATGCAGGAGGCCAGCGTCCCCGCCGTTGCCAACGCGCCTATGCCGGCGCCGACCGCCTCGAGCGCAGCTCCCTCCGTCGAGGCGGCCAGGCGCGAGGATGCGGCGCCTGTGTTGCCGATGCGGATGGCCGTTGCCGCCGGGCCTAACGACTCGCTCGCCAGGGAGGCCAAGGCGGTCGCGACCGCAGCGGCTGACGCGGCGCGCGCACCCGAGACGGATTCGACCAGCCGACGGGTCCTCGCGGATGCGGTGGTGACGAGTGAACGGGAGCGACTCGCTGGGGAACAGCGCGTCCAGCTCGCCGAGGCTCGGACTCCCGCGGCGGCTCCCCCGCCAGCGGCGGCGAAGCAGGCAGCCGGTGCGCGCAACGAGGTGGGCGGCGCTGCGGCGGGTCGCGCGTCGTTCAGTCGGGACGAGGCGGCGGTTCCCGGAATTGCTGCCCCCAGGTGTTTCGACCTGCAGCGGAGCGCGGCCGCGGTTACGGCCGGGGTGCCCCCTTGGTGCAGCTCACCGAGATGCCAGGGCCGACGGTCGGGGGGAAGGCAATGCGGGCCGTAG
- a CDS encoding VWA domain-containing protein produces the protein MVLPCANPLSRTQSTVKVALGDRVLRWEVTETFVNRGPRVAEADYIFPLPAGAAFEDLKLSINGELVAGETMSAEKARGIYEEIVRRQRDPALVEWMGSGMLRTRIFPIAPGEEKKVVVRYQSVATREGDALRIDYRRGTDPNAGTARPVEPTTRGGEREDWTSFTLVYQREGRYGEPYSPTHTLRTRDEGRTRAVEARGSASEVAVLLPLRHADAASINVLTHAPSDDARGFALFTVSPPSTPRRTLPRDVTFVVDVSGSMQGSKIQQAREAGRALLASLRPEDRFRIVDFSTDVRSFRDGFTSATAANLREGRRYLDGLRAEGSTNISGALESALSERTDGERLPLVVFVTDGEPTVGERNADRIAALAGRLRGQARVFAIGVSAQVNAGLIEQLAVEGRGTAHFVRNEESVERTVALLASRLNAPVLTDVRLTVDGVRLAQVLPSGTMDLFAGQDLVVLARYSGSGSARVRVTGTSVDGPVTWSTTARFVEDDRRNPFVARLWAAQRIGWLAADKRRNGGSRELDREIRSLGERYGIPTEFSSYLVVEPGMQVASRDSASPANVQPMVLRDAMVGASAGGRGTVQSAAAPPMASNEVRFEAARAAAKQRELKSAADIDESERRADRRQVGGRLFTQANGVWTDVRWTPKLRLVTVKPYSAAYFELVQRLDQLAEPFALGDRVIVAGRAVAIELSPTGAERLTADALATIVRDW, from the coding sequence ATGGTCCTTCCCTGTGCCAACCCACTTTCCCGGACCCAAAGCACGGTGAAGGTGGCCCTCGGTGATCGTGTGTTAAGGTGGGAGGTCACCGAGACGTTCGTGAACCGCGGCCCGCGGGTGGCGGAAGCCGACTACATCTTCCCCTTGCCCGCTGGCGCGGCGTTCGAGGACCTCAAGCTCTCGATCAATGGGGAATTGGTCGCCGGGGAGACGATGAGCGCCGAGAAGGCGCGTGGCATCTACGAAGAGATCGTCCGCCGGCAGCGCGACCCCGCCCTCGTGGAATGGATGGGGAGTGGGATGCTGCGCACCCGCATCTTCCCCATCGCGCCAGGTGAGGAGAAGAAGGTGGTCGTGCGCTACCAGAGTGTCGCGACCCGCGAGGGTGATGCGCTGCGCATCGACTACCGCCGCGGCACAGATCCCAATGCGGGCACTGCCCGGCCGGTGGAGCCCACGACGCGTGGTGGTGAACGCGAGGACTGGACCTCCTTCACCCTCGTGTACCAACGCGAAGGGCGCTACGGCGAGCCGTATTCGCCGACGCACACCCTGCGCACACGCGACGAGGGACGCACCCGCGCCGTGGAGGCTCGCGGCAGCGCGAGTGAGGTGGCCGTGTTGCTCCCGCTTCGCCACGCGGACGCCGCGAGCATCAACGTGCTGACTCACGCCCCGAGCGACGACGCCCGCGGCTTTGCGCTCTTTACGGTATCGCCCCCATCCACCCCGCGCCGCACGCTGCCGCGCGACGTGACCTTCGTGGTGGACGTGTCGGGGTCGATGCAGGGGAGCAAGATCCAGCAGGCGCGCGAGGCGGGACGTGCCTTGCTCGCGTCGCTACGTCCCGAGGATCGCTTTCGCATCGTCGACTTCTCCACCGATGTGCGCAGCTTCCGTGACGGGTTCACGTCGGCGACGGCGGCCAACCTCCGCGAGGGACGACGTTACCTGGATGGGCTCCGCGCTGAGGGATCGACGAACATCTCGGGGGCGCTGGAAAGCGCCCTCTCGGAGCGCACCGATGGTGAGCGGCTCCCGCTGGTGGTGTTCGTGACGGATGGCGAACCGACCGTGGGTGAACGCAATGCGGATCGGATCGCGGCGCTCGCCGGCCGGCTCCGCGGGCAGGCGCGGGTGTTTGCGATCGGGGTGAGCGCCCAGGTCAATGCCGGGCTCATCGAGCAGCTGGCCGTGGAGGGTCGCGGCACGGCACACTTTGTCCGCAATGAGGAATCGGTCGAGCGCACGGTCGCACTGCTGGCCTCGCGCCTCAACGCGCCGGTGCTCACTGATGTGCGCCTCACCGTGGATGGCGTGCGCCTCGCGCAGGTGCTGCCGAGCGGGACCATGGACCTCTTTGCCGGGCAGGACCTGGTCGTGCTCGCGCGGTACAGCGGATCGGGCTCGGCGCGTGTGCGCGTGACCGGAACGTCGGTGGATGGGCCAGTGACCTGGTCCACCACGGCCCGCTTTGTGGAGGATGACCGGCGCAACCCGTTCGTGGCGCGCCTGTGGGCGGCGCAGCGCATTGGATGGCTCGCAGCAGACAAGCGGCGAAATGGCGGTAGCCGAGAGCTGGACCGGGAGATTCGGTCGTTAGGCGAACGGTATGGCATTCCCACCGAGTTCTCGTCGTACCTGGTCGTGGAGCCCGGCATGCAGGTGGCGAGTCGGGACTCGGCCAGTCCGGCCAACGTCCAGCCGATGGTACTGCGCGACGCGATGGTAGGGGCCAGCGCGGGTGGCCGCGGGACCGTGCAGTCGGCGGCCGCACCCCCGATGGCGAGCAACGAAGTCCGCTTTGAGGCGGCCCGCGCGGCCGCGAAGCAGCGCGAACTCAAGTCGGCGGCCGACATCGACGAAAGCGAGCGTCGGGCAGATCGCCGTCAGGTCGGCGGCCGGCTCTTTACCCAGGCCAATGGGGTATGGACGGATGTGCGCTGGACCCCGAAACTCCGCCTCGTGACCGTGAAACCGTATTCGGCCGCCTACTTTGAACTCGTGCAACGCCTTGACCAACTTGCCGAGCCATTTGCGCTCGGGGATCGCGTGATCGTCGCGGGGCGCGCGGTGGCCATCGAGCTATCGCCGACCGGTGCCGAGCGCCTGACGGCGGACGCCCTGGCGACCATCGTGCGGGACTGGTAA